Proteins co-encoded in one Malus domestica chromosome 09, GDT2T_hap1 genomic window:
- the LOC103437051 gene encoding centromere protein C-like isoform X3 → MNDARSSDPLDPLQGFTGLSLFHQSFKAIPDSSTSIPFDFDPNLQAIHSQFNSTASQVKLVDQVKNILSDTSKILKSGIPQAKQNSEVVPEKAEDNPLQRIPASGRELARFSVKPNSSQPNMCSLPPFDISWHENARKGKENLRGGAALDADQQAIHIQLNSMASQHSPSKLKDQVENIASVTSEIVEPGNRQALKQKNKVVPEKAAKSPRQRRPALGLKRTRFSMKPDSSQPDTNLLPPFDPKNYKDPEELFKEHEKYENAKKELEKLKGGAMFDAYKHNPSPIKRTRRPSVMRI, encoded by the exons ATGAACGACGCTCGGAGCTCTGATCCATTGGATCCGCTGCAGGGTTTCACAGGCCTCTCCCTCTTCCACCAGAGCTTCAAGGCCATCCCAGACAGTTCAACTTCCATTCCCTTCGATTTTGACCCCAACCTGCAAGCCATCCATTCCCAATTCAACTCCACG GCCTCACAAGTTAAACTTGTAGATCAGGTGAAAAACATTTTAAGTGATACTTCGAAAATTCTGAAGTCTGGTATTCCACAAGCTAAACAGAATAGTGAAGTTGTTCCTGAAAAGGCTGAGGATAATCCCCTACAAAGAATACCAGCCTCCGGTCGTGAACTTGCTCGTTTTTCTGTGAAGCCTAATTCCAG TCAACCTAATATGTGTTCACTACCACCTTTTGACATCAGTTGGCATGAGA ATgctagaaaaggaaaagagaattTGAGGGGTGGTGCTGCGTTGGATGCAGATCAGCAAGCCATCCATATCCAACTCAATTCCATG GCCTCACAACATAGTCCAAGTAAACTTAAAGATCAAGTGGAAAACATTGCAAGTGTTACTTCAGAAATTGTGGAGCCTGGTAATCGACAGGCAttgaaacagaaaaataaagTTGTTCCTGAAAAGGCTGCTAAAAGTCCCCGACAAAGAAGACCAGCCTTGGGTCTTAAACGTACTCGGTTTTCTATGAAGCCTGATTCCAG TCAACCTGATACGAATTTGCTACCACCTTTCGATCCCAAAAATTATAAAGACCCAGAGGAATTGTTCAAGGAACATGAAAAATATGAGA ATGCTAAAAAAGAATTAGAAAAGCTGAAGGGTGGTGCTATGTTTGATGCATACAAGCACAATCCATCCCCGATTAAACGAACCCGTCGACCATCGGTTATGAG GATATAG
- the LOC103436773 gene encoding protein MLN51 homolog isoform X1 produces MASVGEEDVDYDSDPEEAKRSLAMRRRAAASDDEEGEEEVREKPRVDPRAVVHSDESDDQGGAAEYDDDEELEDEEEEIDEEEEVEEEVVREEDLEGYRDSGREGKTGGRVEVLAVTEMEGDGQRSVEGSVDGNGGNQVEEGEEKKENEPFAVPTAGAFYMHDDRFRDNSVGRHSRRTHGGRKLWESKDERKWGHDKFEEITLQERHYEEGKKPLKGPYVGRGRNRGIDRGSTRGNRSNEYDNNNLQVPKGVRGRGPRRYEPAFRNNRQAQPTQNKQSGKPAEKNVQSNSERTFTPNSNAQSDQVFARKNVFASGLNSASPPFYPSGSSSSNKDITLSQKRDVQAGSGKRNVRSSVMRESFNVPQTNALVRGKNIAESVDMDKLYINDSTNPATGKTLTNIQMSPSGSFVNTTQAPQSRVQGRGVIHGQMSYQPVSQNQMTRASPSTHLHAVRRNPAQNRSQLALQAPAQQMGERPGSESQASSPPKTTMSSNSFESGEVELPSDSSKSKGALVAKGKGSVQGSGRGTLPYGGAPVMGPTGSMDVNHKDINFPGTPAFLPVMQFGGQHTGGMGVPAVGMAFPGYVAQPQLGGLGNSGEMTWLPVLAGAAGALGATYCPSYITVDGSYHARPLGQTSSVGSLSKENNPNKTSNEWKPSQKPEIVGDEYGQRQNKPRRYSQMNVASEVLQNNMELV; encoded by the exons ATGGCTTCGGTGGGCGAGGAGGATGTGGATTATGACAGTGATCCGGAGGAAGCGAAGCGATCTCTGGCGATGCGGAGGAGGGCAGCGGCGAGCGATGATGAGGAAGGTGAAGAGGAGGTGAGGGAGAAGCCAAGGGTGGATCCAAGGGCCGTGGTTCACTCCGATGAATCGGATGATCAGGGTGGGGCGGCTGAGTACGATGATGACGAAGAACTagaggatgaagaagaagagattgatgaagaagaagaggttgAGGAGGAAGTTGTGAGAGAAGAGGACTTGGAAGGATATCGGGATAGCGGCCGTGAAGGCAAGACGGGTGGCAGGGTTGAGGTTTTGGCTGTTACGGAAATGGAAGGTGATGGGCAGAGGTCTGTGGAAGGGTCCGTGGATGGGAATGGGGGTAATCAGGTCGAAGAAggggaggagaagaaggagaatgagccATTTGCAGTGCCGACAGCGGGTGCATTTTACATGCATGATGACCGTTTCAGGGACAATTCTGTTGGTCGGCAcag TAGGCGAACACATGGTGGAAGGAAGCTGTGGGAGTCCAAAGATGAAAGGAAATGGGGGCACGATAAGTTTGAAGAGATTACTTTGCAGGAAAGGCACTACGAAGAG GGAAAGAAACCTTTGAAGGGTCCTTATGTAGGTCGCGGAAGAAACCGAGGTATTGATCGTGGGAGTACCAGAGGAAACAGGTCTAATGAATATGACAATAATAATCTACAGGTACCCAAGGGTGTGAGAGGGAGAGGGCCCAGGAGGTATGAACCGGCTTTTAGGAATAACAGACAGGCACAgccaacacaaaacaaaca GTCTGGAAAGCCTGCCGAGAAAAACGTACAAAGTAATTCAGAGAGAACATTTACTCCCAACTCAAATGCACAATCTGACCAAGTTTTTGCTAGGAAAAATGTCTTTGCCTCAGGCTTGAATTCAGCTTCTCCTCCTTTTTACCCATCAGGTTCTTCCAGTTCCAATAAAGACATCACTCTTTCCCAAAAGCGGGATGTACAGGCTGGGAGTGGTAAGAGAAATGTTCGGTCTTCTGTCATGCGGGAGAGTTTCAATGTGCCCCAAACCAATGCATTGGTGCGAGGGAAGAATATAGCTGAATCTGTTGATATGGACAAGCTTTATATTAATGACTCTACCAACCCAGCTACTGGGAAGACTTTGACTAACATACAAATGTCACCTTCTGGGTCATTTGTCAATACCACTCAAGCTCCTCAGTCTAGGGTTCAAGGAAGGGGCGTTATCCATGGACAGATGAGTTATCAACCGGTGTCTCAGAACCAAATGACAAGAGCTTCTCCATCAACACATCTCCATGCTGTTCGGCGCAATCCTGCTCAAAATCGATCTCAACTGGCTCTGCAAGCTCCTGCTCAGCAGATGGGAGAACGCCCTGGAAGTGAATCTCAAGCTTCCTCTCCGCCCAAAACAACCATGTCATCAAATTCCTTCGAATCGGGAGAAGTTGAATTACCTTCAGATTCAAGTAAATCTAAAGGTGCCCTGGTTGCGAAGGGAAAAGGCAGTGTTCAGGGTAGTGGAAGGGGCACTCTTCCGTATGGCGGAGCTCCGGTTATGGGACCCACTGGGAGTATGGATGTTAATCATAAAGATATTAACTTTCCTGGTACTCCAGCCTTTTTACCTG TCATGCAATTTGGGGGCCAGCATACTGGGGGTATGGGAGTTCCTGCTGTTGGCATGGCCTTTCCTGGATATGTTGCTCAGCCACAACTTGGCGGTTTAGGAAATTCGGGCGAAATGACATG gTTACCTGTATTGGCGGGTGCTGCAGGAGCACTGGGGGCAACATATTGCCCTTCCTATATTACTGTTGATGGTTCTTATCATGCTCGCCCATTAGGACAAACATCTTCTGTGGGTTCCTTGAG CAAAGAGAATAATCCAAATAAAACCAGTAACGAATggaagccttcacaaaagcCTG AGATTGTGGGAGATGAATATGGGCAACGACAAAACAAGCCTCGCAG ATACTCACAGATGAATGTGGCCAGTGAAGTACTTCAAAATAACATGGAGCTTGTTTGA
- the LOC103436773 gene encoding protein MLN51 homolog isoform X2 has protein sequence MASVGEEDVDYDSDPEEAKRSLAMRRRAAASDDEEGEEEVREKPRVDPRAVVHSDESDDQGGAAEYDDDEELEDEEEEIDEEEEVEEEVVREEDLEGYRDSGREGKTGGRVEVLAVTEMEGDGQRSVEGSVDGNGGNQVEEGEEKKENEPFAVPTAGAFYMHDDRFRDNSVGRHRRTHGGRKLWESKDERKWGHDKFEEITLQERHYEEGKKPLKGPYVGRGRNRGIDRGSTRGNRSNEYDNNNLQVPKGVRGRGPRRYEPAFRNNRQAQPTQNKQSGKPAEKNVQSNSERTFTPNSNAQSDQVFARKNVFASGLNSASPPFYPSGSSSSNKDITLSQKRDVQAGSGKRNVRSSVMRESFNVPQTNALVRGKNIAESVDMDKLYINDSTNPATGKTLTNIQMSPSGSFVNTTQAPQSRVQGRGVIHGQMSYQPVSQNQMTRASPSTHLHAVRRNPAQNRSQLALQAPAQQMGERPGSESQASSPPKTTMSSNSFESGEVELPSDSSKSKGALVAKGKGSVQGSGRGTLPYGGAPVMGPTGSMDVNHKDINFPGTPAFLPVMQFGGQHTGGMGVPAVGMAFPGYVAQPQLGGLGNSGEMTWLPVLAGAAGALGATYCPSYITVDGSYHARPLGQTSSVGSLSKENNPNKTSNEWKPSQKPEIVGDEYGQRQNKPRRYSQMNVASEVLQNNMELV, from the exons ATGGCTTCGGTGGGCGAGGAGGATGTGGATTATGACAGTGATCCGGAGGAAGCGAAGCGATCTCTGGCGATGCGGAGGAGGGCAGCGGCGAGCGATGATGAGGAAGGTGAAGAGGAGGTGAGGGAGAAGCCAAGGGTGGATCCAAGGGCCGTGGTTCACTCCGATGAATCGGATGATCAGGGTGGGGCGGCTGAGTACGATGATGACGAAGAACTagaggatgaagaagaagagattgatgaagaagaagaggttgAGGAGGAAGTTGTGAGAGAAGAGGACTTGGAAGGATATCGGGATAGCGGCCGTGAAGGCAAGACGGGTGGCAGGGTTGAGGTTTTGGCTGTTACGGAAATGGAAGGTGATGGGCAGAGGTCTGTGGAAGGGTCCGTGGATGGGAATGGGGGTAATCAGGTCGAAGAAggggaggagaagaaggagaatgagccATTTGCAGTGCCGACAGCGGGTGCATTTTACATGCATGATGACCGTTTCAGGGACAATTCTGTTGGTCGGCAcag GCGAACACATGGTGGAAGGAAGCTGTGGGAGTCCAAAGATGAAAGGAAATGGGGGCACGATAAGTTTGAAGAGATTACTTTGCAGGAAAGGCACTACGAAGAG GGAAAGAAACCTTTGAAGGGTCCTTATGTAGGTCGCGGAAGAAACCGAGGTATTGATCGTGGGAGTACCAGAGGAAACAGGTCTAATGAATATGACAATAATAATCTACAGGTACCCAAGGGTGTGAGAGGGAGAGGGCCCAGGAGGTATGAACCGGCTTTTAGGAATAACAGACAGGCACAgccaacacaaaacaaaca GTCTGGAAAGCCTGCCGAGAAAAACGTACAAAGTAATTCAGAGAGAACATTTACTCCCAACTCAAATGCACAATCTGACCAAGTTTTTGCTAGGAAAAATGTCTTTGCCTCAGGCTTGAATTCAGCTTCTCCTCCTTTTTACCCATCAGGTTCTTCCAGTTCCAATAAAGACATCACTCTTTCCCAAAAGCGGGATGTACAGGCTGGGAGTGGTAAGAGAAATGTTCGGTCTTCTGTCATGCGGGAGAGTTTCAATGTGCCCCAAACCAATGCATTGGTGCGAGGGAAGAATATAGCTGAATCTGTTGATATGGACAAGCTTTATATTAATGACTCTACCAACCCAGCTACTGGGAAGACTTTGACTAACATACAAATGTCACCTTCTGGGTCATTTGTCAATACCACTCAAGCTCCTCAGTCTAGGGTTCAAGGAAGGGGCGTTATCCATGGACAGATGAGTTATCAACCGGTGTCTCAGAACCAAATGACAAGAGCTTCTCCATCAACACATCTCCATGCTGTTCGGCGCAATCCTGCTCAAAATCGATCTCAACTGGCTCTGCAAGCTCCTGCTCAGCAGATGGGAGAACGCCCTGGAAGTGAATCTCAAGCTTCCTCTCCGCCCAAAACAACCATGTCATCAAATTCCTTCGAATCGGGAGAAGTTGAATTACCTTCAGATTCAAGTAAATCTAAAGGTGCCCTGGTTGCGAAGGGAAAAGGCAGTGTTCAGGGTAGTGGAAGGGGCACTCTTCCGTATGGCGGAGCTCCGGTTATGGGACCCACTGGGAGTATGGATGTTAATCATAAAGATATTAACTTTCCTGGTACTCCAGCCTTTTTACCTG TCATGCAATTTGGGGGCCAGCATACTGGGGGTATGGGAGTTCCTGCTGTTGGCATGGCCTTTCCTGGATATGTTGCTCAGCCACAACTTGGCGGTTTAGGAAATTCGGGCGAAATGACATG gTTACCTGTATTGGCGGGTGCTGCAGGAGCACTGGGGGCAACATATTGCCCTTCCTATATTACTGTTGATGGTTCTTATCATGCTCGCCCATTAGGACAAACATCTTCTGTGGGTTCCTTGAG CAAAGAGAATAATCCAAATAAAACCAGTAACGAATggaagccttcacaaaagcCTG AGATTGTGGGAGATGAATATGGGCAACGACAAAACAAGCCTCGCAG ATACTCACAGATGAATGTGGCCAGTGAAGTACTTCAAAATAACATGGAGCTTGTTTGA
- the LOC103437051 gene encoding centromere protein C-like isoform X2: MNDARSSDPLDPLQGFTGLSLFHQSFKAIPDSSTSIPFDFDPNLQAIHSQFNSTASQVKLVDQVKNILSDTSKILKSGIPQAKQNSEVVPEKAEDNPLQRIPASGRELARFSVKPNSSQPNMCSLPPFDISWHENARKGKENLRGGAALDADQQAIHIQLNSMASQHSPSKLKDQVENIASVTSEIVEPGNRQALKQKNKVVPEKAAKSPRQRRPALGLKRTRFSMKPDSSQPDTNLLPPFDPKNYKDPEELFKEHEKYENAKKELEKLKGGAMFDAYKHNPSPIKRTRRPSVMRFIS, encoded by the exons ATGAACGACGCTCGGAGCTCTGATCCATTGGATCCGCTGCAGGGTTTCACAGGCCTCTCCCTCTTCCACCAGAGCTTCAAGGCCATCCCAGACAGTTCAACTTCCATTCCCTTCGATTTTGACCCCAACCTGCAAGCCATCCATTCCCAATTCAACTCCACG GCCTCACAAGTTAAACTTGTAGATCAGGTGAAAAACATTTTAAGTGATACTTCGAAAATTCTGAAGTCTGGTATTCCACAAGCTAAACAGAATAGTGAAGTTGTTCCTGAAAAGGCTGAGGATAATCCCCTACAAAGAATACCAGCCTCCGGTCGTGAACTTGCTCGTTTTTCTGTGAAGCCTAATTCCAG TCAACCTAATATGTGTTCACTACCACCTTTTGACATCAGTTGGCATGAGA ATgctagaaaaggaaaagagaattTGAGGGGTGGTGCTGCGTTGGATGCAGATCAGCAAGCCATCCATATCCAACTCAATTCCATG GCCTCACAACATAGTCCAAGTAAACTTAAAGATCAAGTGGAAAACATTGCAAGTGTTACTTCAGAAATTGTGGAGCCTGGTAATCGACAGGCAttgaaacagaaaaataaagTTGTTCCTGAAAAGGCTGCTAAAAGTCCCCGACAAAGAAGACCAGCCTTGGGTCTTAAACGTACTCGGTTTTCTATGAAGCCTGATTCCAG TCAACCTGATACGAATTTGCTACCACCTTTCGATCCCAAAAATTATAAAGACCCAGAGGAATTGTTCAAGGAACATGAAAAATATGAGA ATGCTAAAAAAGAATTAGAAAAGCTGAAGGGTGGTGCTATGTTTGATGCATACAAGCACAATCCATCCCCGATTAAACGAACCCGTCGACCATCGGTTATGAG GTTCATTAGCTGA
- the LOC103437051 gene encoding uncharacterized protein isoform X1, whose translation MNDARSSDPLDPLQGFTGLSLFHQSFKAIPDSSTSIPFDFDPNLQAIHSQFNSTASQVKLVDQVKNILSDTSKILKSGIPQAKQNSEVVPEKAEDNPLQRIPASGRELARFSVKPNSSQPNMCSLPPFDISWHENARKGKENLRGGAALDADQQAIHIQLNSMASQHSPSKLKDQVENIASVTSEIVEPGNRQALKQKNKVVPEKAAKSPRQRRPALGLKRTRFSMKPDSSQPDTNLLPPFDPKNYKDPEELFKEHEKYENAKKELEKLKGGAMFDAYKHNPSPIKRTRRPSVMRSLSSATWGTPTTWFVSRLTKPEITSKLQVKLIHYLVHLHQLKMPPLDGGRVLPEKIPHLPMRQIRQVKTIPHFGT comes from the exons ATGAACGACGCTCGGAGCTCTGATCCATTGGATCCGCTGCAGGGTTTCACAGGCCTCTCCCTCTTCCACCAGAGCTTCAAGGCCATCCCAGACAGTTCAACTTCCATTCCCTTCGATTTTGACCCCAACCTGCAAGCCATCCATTCCCAATTCAACTCCACG GCCTCACAAGTTAAACTTGTAGATCAGGTGAAAAACATTTTAAGTGATACTTCGAAAATTCTGAAGTCTGGTATTCCACAAGCTAAACAGAATAGTGAAGTTGTTCCTGAAAAGGCTGAGGATAATCCCCTACAAAGAATACCAGCCTCCGGTCGTGAACTTGCTCGTTTTTCTGTGAAGCCTAATTCCAG TCAACCTAATATGTGTTCACTACCACCTTTTGACATCAGTTGGCATGAGA ATgctagaaaaggaaaagagaattTGAGGGGTGGTGCTGCGTTGGATGCAGATCAGCAAGCCATCCATATCCAACTCAATTCCATG GCCTCACAACATAGTCCAAGTAAACTTAAAGATCAAGTGGAAAACATTGCAAGTGTTACTTCAGAAATTGTGGAGCCTGGTAATCGACAGGCAttgaaacagaaaaataaagTTGTTCCTGAAAAGGCTGCTAAAAGTCCCCGACAAAGAAGACCAGCCTTGGGTCTTAAACGTACTCGGTTTTCTATGAAGCCTGATTCCAG TCAACCTGATACGAATTTGCTACCACCTTTCGATCCCAAAAATTATAAAGACCCAGAGGAATTGTTCAAGGAACATGAAAAATATGAGA ATGCTAAAAAAGAATTAGAAAAGCTGAAGGGTGGTGCTATGTTTGATGCATACAAGCACAATCCATCCCCGATTAAACGAACCCGTCGACCATCGGTTATGAG atcccttagctcggcgacttgggggactcctactacatggtttgtatcgcgtttgaccaagcctgaaattacaagtaagcttcaagtgaaattgatacattaccttgtgcatctccaccagttaaagatgccacccctggatggaggaagagtacttccagagaagataccacatctacctatgagacaaataaggcaagtgaagacgataccacacttcggtacttag
- the LOC103437051 gene encoding centromere protein C-like isoform X4 produces the protein MCSLPPFDISWHENARKGKENLRGGAALDADQQAIHIQLNSMASQHSPSKLKDQVENIASVTSEIVEPGNRQALKQKNKVVPEKAAKSPRQRRPALGLKRTRFSMKPDSSQPDTNLLPPFDPKNYKDPEELFKEHEKYENAKKELEKLKGGAMFDAYKHNPSPIKRTRRPSVMRSLSSATWGTPTTWFVSRLTKPEITSKLQVKLIHYLVHLHQLKMPPLDGGRVLPEKIPHLPMRQIRQVKTIPHFGT, from the exons ATGTGTTCACTACCACCTTTTGACATCAGTTGGCATGAGA ATgctagaaaaggaaaagagaattTGAGGGGTGGTGCTGCGTTGGATGCAGATCAGCAAGCCATCCATATCCAACTCAATTCCATG GCCTCACAACATAGTCCAAGTAAACTTAAAGATCAAGTGGAAAACATTGCAAGTGTTACTTCAGAAATTGTGGAGCCTGGTAATCGACAGGCAttgaaacagaaaaataaagTTGTTCCTGAAAAGGCTGCTAAAAGTCCCCGACAAAGAAGACCAGCCTTGGGTCTTAAACGTACTCGGTTTTCTATGAAGCCTGATTCCAG TCAACCTGATACGAATTTGCTACCACCTTTCGATCCCAAAAATTATAAAGACCCAGAGGAATTGTTCAAGGAACATGAAAAATATGAGA ATGCTAAAAAAGAATTAGAAAAGCTGAAGGGTGGTGCTATGTTTGATGCATACAAGCACAATCCATCCCCGATTAAACGAACCCGTCGACCATCGGTTATGAG atcccttagctcggcgacttgggggactcctactacatggtttgtatcgcgtttgaccaagcctgaaattacaagtaagcttcaagtgaaattgatacattaccttgtgcatctccaccagttaaagatgccacccctggatggaggaagagtacttccagagaagataccacatctacctatgagacaaataaggcaagtgaagacgataccacacttcggtacttag